One Salvia splendens isolate huo1 chromosome 1, SspV2, whole genome shotgun sequence genomic window, TTGATTTCAGGCTCAAACTGCAACTCTCCACCCTCTCCTCATCAATCCCCTACAGCTTAAACAAGCAAGATTGCCTCCTACTCTGCAGAGGGGTGTTATTGATCATCACCTGGCTCGATTTCGCTGCTCCGAAAATCTCAGAAGGCCCCAAACTCATCCCTCTACGCCCTGCAGAGAGGATTTCTGCTGGCCCTAAACTAATCCCTCTTCTGTTAGCCTTTGTTCTTACACCCAAATTAGAAATCTCATCATTCTTGCCGCTCTGTTTCTGCTCCATGAACTTCACCGCAACGAATCTCCCTCTCTTCTCCACAGCTCCCGCTCTTGCCTTCTAAGCCTTTAAAGCCTCCAATCTCGAGTTCAATCGAGTGATTTGCAACTCAATTTCTTCAATCTCCTCATCGATTTTCAAGACTGGATTTTTCTCGAAACCCTTGTCCGCGTTTGCTCTCAATTTCAATCTCTGAATTGATTCGACCGTTGTGAGCGGCTTAAACGGCGTCTTCGAGGCCAATCTGGGGAAAGGGGAAACATGGTGGAATTGATTTTGATTCTCCGATGCGAAACCTTGATTTTCTTTATCCGGAACAGAATCGAAAGATGAATTAGGGTTTCCGAAATTCGGCTTCAGAGATCCCCAGGGTTGCTTGTTTGCCGCCAAATCTTCAGAAATCTCGTCGTGGTCGAAGGCGGCATTGTTCCATATCTACAGATCAGCAGAAGAATCCGCAGCGTCTAGGAACTGCAGCATgctcatttttttttactaaaataggCTTCGAATTGATCGATTGAAGAACAGAATGTGACCGGAATATTGAATAATAGGTTATTAGACATTAATTTCTGCGTTAATAaaacattaataaaacataattataaatCTTAATCGCCTTTAATTATTTAggttaattagatattagacattaataaaacataattataactcttaatccggtcaaaatcgatttaaaatttgttgacCGTTACATTTTAACGGTTCCGTCCATTTCGgactaaatgtgatccgatttcaaatgtgaaggaccgaataattcaaaagataatgttttggaccaaaataaaaaaatcacaatatgttaaggatcattttgggactttagtctaaatgataagtaggtctcacattccactgactcacttcactcacattacattacaaaatcaatataaaaaattggaatTCATATTCCACTACATTTTCCTACTcattattctttacatttcttaaaactcgtgcccctacaaaatgtgactcctattaaGGGACAGAGAGAGCAATAGTTTAAGTAAGTTTTTCActaatttaactatttattatgattttccgAAAATACATGCGGAAAATAAATGTGTCTCATGGAATGTGATAGAGGAAGTATAAAATTCTTacgaaataaaaatactaaataGATTAATAATCATAGTTTTTATCCCGGTTAGTCTGCTGCACTAATATAAAATCCAAACGATTAAGATTATGATTCGGAACTTTATAATTTCAGAAAATATAAACCCAATCAACTCAAATCCCATTAGTATAGTGCATTGATAATCCAATTGATAATTAGACACCCTGTATCGTATAACATCCTAGTCCTGGATCTAGTATTATAACTAGACGTGTGGGTCAGAGTGGATGCGGTTttaaacatttcctaaaattttATAGGTCGATGTACAAAACGCACAAATTTAGATTTTAGAGCAAAGATTATCTAAGTCTAAAACAAAACGAGTGACAGTTACATGTGAGCATGAGCTGCGATTCCGACCAAACTACTATCACGATAAAAAGAGGCGGATTAAATTCCAAATTTATAGTCTGCAAATAACGTGAAAGCTCAAACTTATCTACAATTGCAATAAGCTCTGGAAGACCTCTCAACGGCTGCATATTCCCTTATCTAAGGGACTAAAACATCCTATTTGCACGCCTTTTATTAAGGTGAAACTTCAATATCAACGATGCAGACAATGTCGGACAATTTTCCCAGGATCGATAAGAGCTTCTTATTCATTGTGAGTCGCATCTTCTTCTTGGGCAGTGCTTCTATCtacgagaaaaaaaaaatggtgtTAATTACTGTTTGTGTGAGTGCAGTTGGTGATAAGACCATTTTGTCGGGCTTTCGTTATCCAAAAACCAAATAGTAGAGCTAACTTAAGAAACTATGCATCTTAGTAAAATCTTGACATGATATGCATACCTTCACCTTCTGACGGTGCACAAGGAGATTTGCGGTAGCCTGTTTGCTGTTGAGTTGGCTGAAACAACCCaaacaaagaaagaaagaaatgtGAATCAGAGAAATGAAAGATGATATGCAAAATATGACTCTTGGTATATATTTAGAATCGAACAATATCCTTAATTCTATGATACTTCCTCTTTTAACTACCTGTAGCTTGGGCCGGAGAGCCTCCAGTGGTCCTTTAGGCTTCTGTCCACCTTGCTGTGGAGATACAAACGTTGAAGTTAGTGTTGGGCAGAAAGGATTCAAATACGAAAGTGAGTACCTTTCCCAAAGCCCAATCAGCAGAGTCAAAGTAGGCACGTTCGTGATCCTGACATTTGAAACAATTCCTATCAAAGAGCATTCTCAAAATCTACATATGACATGAAGAAGCTTGATAGTACCTTAGAAATCAATGGTTGCTTCTTTGGCATTAACCCACCATATTTATTCTTCACAGATTCCTCCTGCAAGGGTAAAACAACATTTGTTTGAATATATACATTAACAACGAATGTAATGTGGAAAACTATCTGAACACAACTTCCTGCTGTGGTGATGGCATGGCCTTCTCACCATCCTCCATAACAACTTCTCTTTGCTCTTTGCTTTCCTCTGCGCCTGACATATTCTCCCGAACACCAGTTGACAAGAAAAACCTACAAAACACTATGCTGCCAAATGTCTCATAACATTGACATAGACATTCTACTATCCACAACAGAAAAGGAGACACAGTTAAAGAAGAATGTAAAGAAACGAAATTATAACGACTCCCAGATACAGAAAAGGCTTCTTCAGCTATTCCTCAAGTATGAATTGAAAGGTTGGAAAGAGGATAAGTTTTCAAATCTTATATTGACAGAATCTATTGAACAAGTCCAATTAAAACTATTTCGCCATACTAACAACTCCCCATGCATCGCAAGTTTATAACAAACACCATTAGCACACCTTTCTTTTTAGCAACCTATCATTACGTAACTCAATATTCCATAACTACTACTCCCACGTCCCAAGTTAATCGAGGTGTTTCTTTTCTgaacgagatttaagaaagtgttGTTTAACGACATAAACgcagagagaataaagtagacaAGTGGATGAgatgataaagtaggagaggataaaataagagattaaATTCACAGAAACAAAATCCAGGAAACAAAGCTGAAACATCTAAAGTAGATAACTCGTAAATCAGCAATACTTGAAAAAATCGCAGAAACAAAACCCACAATAATTCAACATTTCAACTACACTGAAACATCTAAAGTGGATGACTCGTAAATCAGCTCAATAACAACAGAATCTGACCTAAAATTCTTAAAGAAACGAGTTAAACCACAAATTTGTGAAATATGGAACTTCAAACAACATATTTACGATAAATTCACTAACATTCATTTCAATACATATCCGATCACCTGTACCATGACAGATCCCAAAAATAAAACGCACAAATCCTATAAGTGCAATGCGTCGAACAAACACGCATAGTGATTACGaagaattacaaaaaaaaagataagaaaataaaaatcaatacaAACCGAATTAATCACAAAGAGGATGAGACAAATGTACCTCCAGGAAGAGAAATTCGAGTCTGCAACAGCTACGGATCTGTTGTGTGTTAATGTAATCACAGAGATGGAGAAGAGAGTAACCGTTTTACAGCAAATATGAAAGGGAATCAAATTACAACCCCAGTCCTTGAGTTCTTCAAAAATTATATTTACCggtcttgattttttttattatttaaatgctTCGATTTACTTGAAAATAATGATCCATAATTAAACAGCACTATTTGATAAGAAATTAAGGATAATACATCCACGTCGCATTTAGACAAATCTATTTCTATGTTTAGATTATTCGTGGATGCAACTACATAGATATATGtccattaataatttaataagtaTTATGTTAACACACTACTAATAAAATGTCCAGTTCAGAGAGAGTATTTAATGCGACAAATTTCAACGTATGATAttctcaaaaataaaatctCAAACATAATTGTGAATTTTGCTCGGGGATTACTTTTTCCAAGGTATGCACATTGTACCAATGAACCACATCCACATGCAAATACTTTCTTAATTGAAATAAGTATGATGATAATAATCATTGTCAAATCACTCATACCTATATAAATCACATATGGTCGAGTGGAGGTGTTCgctttgcaagattgtatcccgaattaaatttgtagtgtgtttggttcatgagattcaatatCATAATTCAATCTTAGATAAataatcatggaataattagtcatagctattccttatgactaaaataatctcacaactcaattttaaattgtatcttggtattataTCTAGGAAATCAGACCCCACTCTAGTATGATAAAGCACAGCAAAATTATGAAGGCATGAACCATGAACAAAATAATTTGTGGCCCAAAAAATGCGTATGTGTGTGGCccataaatattactcctattatataGAGATATGTATAGGCTGGTTATAGttttattttccatcttaaTTAGCTTATAAGAATAAATAAGTGGAGTACATGTCTAAATTCTTTGAATGTATTGTACTATGTCACGTCAACAAGTAACAGCAATACTCGATTCCAATTATGGCTAATCGAAAGGCCAAAAACCTTTGCAGCCTAACTTCCAAAGATCAAGCCTTAAATTCCTACTACAATTTAGACGAATTCAAGTATTTTTCcagaaaaagtaaaatagaatTGAATGAAAGATTTACCAGGTCGGTCTAATTGCATGAATGGCACTCTACGAAAAAAGCTCAAGTGGGtcccataagagcatccacaatggcagcgagcggaccggctagccgatctccgacgctcgccggttcgctcgccgaaccattgtaaccggcgagcgccatttcagCGAAAAAATCAGCTAGCGCACGCCGATCTGCgagcgctgggcgatgcgctcgccgccattgtgggtTGCGGACCAACGagcgatttttttattatttttttattttttaattttcgaaacactatatataagCGCTGTGCacgtcatttttttattatgtaatttttttaaaattattggattttctcgtatctgtgtcgtcaatttaattccgtattttgtgtgattgtcaattattcagcttatataattttgagtgatgtggctaggttATTGCTGGACTATTTGTTTGTCctaatgatgtggcagaaggatttttagtgctaatgatatgataggaggagtttgtggttgAGCTATGACTGAGCTATGGCTGGGCGAAAGCTATTGTCGATGCTCTAGCCCAACAAGCTGTGTATTTTTGTAAGGTCTACAACAAGGTGTCGTTTTTTGAAGgtgaaaattgaaaaagaactcttcctttttcatttttttgttgttaatATAAACTGAGGATGAAGTTCCAGTGATGTCACATTCCGTCGATGAGAAACGTGCCCGGCTTCTCATTCTCtctatacacacacacacatacatatgcGTGTAGTTGAAGACAGAGAGATAAAGtttagagagagatagagaggaaAGGTAGGCtgctctcatctctctctcggTGTGCTGTGAATGTGATGAACCTTTTTTTCAATCtctgtgtatatatatataacccaCTCTCTCTcccattctttctctctctagctcactttcactctctctttcttctctgCTTTCCTGATCATAAACTACATTTTCCAGGAAGAGTcagaatttttcagattttgagAGATGAAGGTTTGATTCCATATTCTCCTCTTATCATGTGTATTTTTTAGATTGGAAATCAATCATCCTTATATGTACATGCAGCTCTTTCTTCCTCACCCTCATAATCTATTCAACTTTTTTGTGgtttatttttttcactttttttttctagatcTGGAAAACTGTTCTTGTTCGATAAGATTGTTGCTTTGAGTCTGATATCATGAAATTCTTTTAGATATTGCTGGGAATTTCGAATATTCcgtaataatataaaaaaattcattgtTTTGGCGTTTGTTGtggtttaaattattttaacaCCTCTTTGTTGGTTTTATCTGCAGAAATTTGTGTTGAATTTGGATTTGCAAAATGACAAAGATCAACAAAGAAGGGCTTTGAAGACGATCTCAACTCTTTCTGGTACGTCGTCGTTTCATCGTTAGATCGACAAGTCCGCCCACTCTTAATTGCAGATGgagtatatatgtgtgtaaagtgttAGGTGGAAAATGGCAATATATTAGTGGTATTGGTTTTCTCTGTTTTTGCTTTAGGTTGGCCTATTTGCATAGTTAATTAAcacttaatttataataatgataattacCAAAAGTTCAAGATTAGGTACTAAGAGGTGCAGTTGATCTTGATCATCTGAAAATATATAGGGCTAATCATGGAAATAATACTATTTAAGTTAGGTGAACAACGAAGATCAACGTTTTTGATGATTTATTTATCATATTAGCACTAGagacataattaaaatggtGATTTTGATTGGGAGATTCATTAAAAATGCCATGATTGCAAATAGCAAATTGCATATAGTTAGTTCAGCGATCTTATCATCTTTTTTCAGTGCAAGTAGTCAATTTCTCTAACAACTCCAGAAACATATTTTGCTTTCCCAGTTCGAATTAAGTTTTACAGTGCAATCACAATCAGAAGGTAGAAAATCGTTGTCGTGTAATCTTGAAGCTTTCTCTGTCATGGTTAAGATTTTAGGGGATCATGACATACAATTATGTAACAATTCTTGAAAATTTGTAGGAATCGATGAAATTTCCATCGACCTGAAGGGGAAGAAGCTAACCGTGATTGGAACGGTCGACCCTGTATCCGTGGTTAGCAAACTTCGCAAAAAGAGCTGGCCGGCCAAGATAATCTCGGTGGGGCCAGCCAAAGAGCCGGAGAAGAAGGAGGAGCCTAAGAAGGAGGAACCCAAGAAGGAGGAAGCGAAGAAGCAAGAGGAGGCGAAGAAGGAAGAGgagccgaagaaagaagaggcGAAGAAGGAGGAGGCTAAGGAaggagaaaagaaagaagagcctaaaaaggaggaggagaagaagcaGGAGCCGGAAATGATGCATCATCAAATGATGCAGGTGATGGGCACGGGATTGCCGTATAGGCCTTACCGGCCCTACTATCCTCCTATGCCCACATACTACCCTGTGCACCACAGCATGGAAGAGAACCCGAACGCGTGCATTATAAGCTAAGGTGATCATGCCCCGGGCCGTTTCCGTTCATTGCCATCTAGGGTTGAAGCTAAATCATTTTGATGTTTTTGTACATATAATAAGTTGAAATATTGATTTTGGTCCTCATTTTTGTTCTTGACGGCAAGTGGTAGAGAGAGGTTTGGTTCCCATAGTTGGGACTTGGGAGCCTAGCTGGAAAGGTGCAAAATCGTGTAATGTAAAATTTTCTATATTGCTAAATATGAAGTCAAAATAGTTTGAAGTGGCATTCATATGTAAGGACAAAAGTGATGAATTCCTACTACACATGTGAGCACCATCTATTGCATTTGCATACCTCTTTGTCTCTAAGTTATCTGGTTAATATTCGAATTTCTGTGTTATAAAATCATTTGTATGCAGATGTTTATTGGGGAATAGTTCCTCACAAGTCTTGGTTTTGAAAATCTGTTAACGCAAGTTGTGCAATAAATGTTAAGATATCAGGCTTGAAGCAGCCGTGGTGGCGGCTGCGGCTAACTAGTTGTAGTATTTTGACTACCAATCAATCCCTATGGTAGGAATTTTGAGTGCATCATTGGAATACacgatatactccctccgtcccgggctactcgctcatttccttttcggctcggagattaaggaatgagtgtataggaaagtcaaaaaatgacggctgtaggtgaaattttttactaaaaatggaaagagtgcaagtaacttgggacgcccaaaaaggaaataagtgcgagtagtgcgggacggggggagtacttTTTTTATGAAGCAGCTATTATATGATAGTCGTACTCACAaactcaataaaaaaatatatcttcaaaaatattccattcgtccataaataaatatattttgatttggtactaatttaataaattagtactgtatttgattttataatgaaaatggtgaaaaatttAGTAGAATctagtcttatttttatattcataaaGTTTATTGTAGAATATAAAGCGTAATGTAATAGATTGTGAGATTCaattactaaaattaaaaaaaaaaatcatattctTTGTATTGTAAACCCTTTTTGGATGTCAAAAAAGGCAATTGTTGCCTACTCTTCTAATGCAGagggaatatatttttttggaggAACAATTGGATATATGTAGCTAACCATATGAATCAGGATGAGAAAAATATACTTTTTCATCCTTATaagtgttggtttctgggattacaaagataactaccgggcgtaatacaacccaaaagaaaggaaaggaagaactgaacttaaaaatacaacgtataatcgaaactactaaaccagtgtgattagccgagtcgaggaggcctcttcccgcaagacgagatacgccccggtagtgctcttcggtttggcgtgtcgtccccaaaggtaaaacggctacgtctctattgatgcagcaccgcaatcaacagagctccggcgaactggatggaggagagggcagagcttcgacagaaaaaactatgcagggagagggagagagcttatgatgcagaatgctttttgaattgtgtagtgatgcatggaatggctggcctatttataggctcagtccactgcagggggtcaacagccatgatggctgtcatcatggcaattcgtaaccgacgtcggttacagacgtgtggcaggagtgtgccatccgtgtgtggagcgtgtggatttctcacgtggcaaccgtgactgtgcctcgcttgacgacgtgtcaagccacttggattgctgactcggcggtggtccaaaaagaatagtttgggccaagcaccaagcccaaagaccacccaaagaccaattgccaagatccaagtccaagatcgagatcgggatcgggatcgggatcgggatcgggctcgggcccgggcccgaggcccgaggcccgcggcccgcgcccgcgaccacgagcacgagcacgagcacgagcacgtgcacgggcacgggctcgggctcgggcgggcgggcggcggcggcgcgcgcgtgtgcgcgcgtgtgggctctttcacccatcttggtccactataattattaagtaacataaagtcacttaatttatacacattaaagatgtgttaatcctccaatgtgggataattaacactagttaattattccctaagctccatctccaagctttaattaaaagctaattatgcccaactttaatccactatttctcactcaccggaaatcggatttgagaaagtgaatatactacatttacctacgtaaaatgtagatcgacgctatgtcatttaatttcacaaaattaaatgtctcgtcacatttattatttggtcaaaatccattgaccgggcatatttaatccatgattttttacaatcccccacatgagtggaaatagccgaatgcatatgcatgcagacacaagctcaaccctcgcgaggtatataagcataaggataggtagttgttgactttgaaccctccatagtcgacaccatcggatacacaggcggcttagtagcgcgatgctttgaactaatcccccacggcgtgcaccgagacaatggtgttaacacttaaacacctcaacctcatccgttctcacgttttgtgtccattgcggtcttggacaccactttggattcataagtgcgttttttatgaagcgaccacacttcgcacttacgtaggtgattcttagtcaagtaccttgccatacttggtctctttgagaattccatctctttgagatccttaagaaccattaaaagtcatagacttagcctttaccacgaggcaagttctccaacactctattgctctctagggaatagatatagtttgagtgtttttccatgaactctcatagcttagttgtccctttgaaccaagttcttgggatctccagtcatcatggttgggttaccactatgacaattctttagtttgtggatttcaaacccattccctctagcaacttattcatttgatcacggtttaaccctttggttagcggatccgctagattatctattgacttcacatagtcaattgtaatcacccctgttgtgatcaaatgtctcacggtgttatgtcgtcgacgtatatgtcgagacttaccgttatagaaaccattgtttgcccttccaatagccgcttggctatcgcagtgaatcagcactggtggcactggcttagaccaacatggaatgtcttcaaggaagttcttaagccactcggcttcctcaccagccttatccaaggcaatgaactccgattccattgttgatcgggctatacaggtctgttttgtggatttccacgatacagcaccacccccaatagtaaagacatatccacttgttgaaagtgagtctctattatcggatatccaattggcatcacagtacccttcaagcaccggggggtatctcgagaagtgtagcccaagattttgagtgtgttttaaatatctcaaaaccctcacaagagctctccaatgctctttgcttggattgctcgtgtaacgacttaacttgttcacggcacaagcaatgtcaggtcgagtgcaattagtcaagtacataatgcacccgatgacccgtgcatactcttcttgtgcaacgggctcgcctttgtttttgctcaagtgaacgtcgagttcaattggagtcttaaccggcgcgccatcataggctttgaatttattcaatatcttctcaacataatgtgattgtgttaagatgattccatcattcgttcttagaatcttcattccaagaattacatcggctagacccatgtctttcatgtcaaagtttctctttaacatggcctttgtatcgttaattacttgagtgttgctacccaagattaacatatcatcaacgtagagacacactataacatgaccgttattagtgctcttgatgtagacacatttgtcgcactcgttgattttaaacccatttgataacatcacattatcaaacttcaagtgccattgcaatggcgcttgtttcaatccatatagggattttacgagcttgcatacctttttctcttgtccaggtactacaaacccttcgggttgttccatgtagatttcgtcttctagttcaccattcagaaacgcggtctttacatccatttgatgaatctcgagattgtgcaatgcagcaatagcgagaagcacccggatagatgtaatccttgttacaggtgaataggtatcgaagaagtcatgtccttctttttgtttaaaaccctttactactaatcgggctttatacttatcaactgttccatcggccttaaactttcttttaagaacccatttgcatcctaaaggtttagcaccttcgggcaaatcaaccaacacccatgtgtggtttagcaaaattgaatcaatttcgctttgaacagcttctctccaatgcagcccgtctgggccagcaaaggctacttttatcgatgttggttcttcatccaacatgaaagcaatgtagtcaggaccaaaagtttttggtgttctgactctattaccacgtcttagtactgtatcttttggatcgggccttgcacgcttgcgcgattcaggttccgcatctgttgatttagaactagtggcttcttcttccacttgtttagaactagtggcttcttcaattcttgtctcagaattggttgatactttttccttatctttgcaaggaaaggtattttcgagaaatacagcattcctcgactcaattgttgttcctactgtgatagtcgatatttcagacttgtgaacaacaaatcgatatgcactactgttaagtgcatatccaatgaagatgcaatcaaccgtcttaggtccgattgtaacttctttgggcggaggaaccatcacctttgccaaacacccccacactttgaggtatttgtaggatggcttccttcccttccacaactcataaggagtaacatcttttcctttgagagggattttattcaagatatagtttgctgtcaaaacagcttccccccacatgttatgtggtaatcctgaactgagtagcagtgcattcatcatctcttttagagttcgattcttgcgttctgcaacaccattagattgtggtgaatatggagcagttgtttgatgaattataccacttgcgttgcataactcctcaaacggggctacatattcgcctcctctatcgcttcgaatcattttgattttacaaccaagttgattctcaacttcgttcttataatttttgaacgcctctattgcttcatctttgcttcttaaaagataaatgtagcaatatcttgtgcaatcatctatgaaagtgataaagtactttttaccacctctagtttgcaacatctttaaatcacatacatccgtgtgaattaattcaaggggttttgtgcttcgttcaaccgagtgaaacggcaacttagtcatttttgcttcaagacaaatttcacatttatcttggatatccaattcattagcctttagtaaatctaaatttactaatcttttaatggcttttgaatttacatgtcccaatctacaatgccacaaatttgaagactcaatcaaataagaggaagtagatgctttattcttattggccaatggcttcgcaacacttcgagttgctacactaagcttgaaaagcccatcggttacataaccttttccgatggattttccaaacttatacaagacaaacctatcggactcaaatacaagtttaaaccctttattaactagtattgatcctgacactaggttcttgcggatgtccgggacatgcagcacatccttcaaagtgatagttaggtcagacgtcatcatgagaatcacgttgccaacgccgaggacttctgacgatgcttgattccccatgttgatcttcctcccttcaacagcagtgtaggaggcaaacttgctcctgtcggagcaaacatgagcagtagcgccggtgtcgatgtaccagcctcccttgttatcaacaaggttaacctcttcagtgaccactgcaatgaggtcgttctcatcccagtccttgaactccttctcaacgacgtgggctgccggcttcttcttcttgctgcggcagtctttggcaaagt contains:
- the LOC121800141 gene encoding uncharacterized protein LOC121800141 isoform X1 — its product is MSGAEESKEQREVVMEDGEKAMPSPQQEEESVKNKYGGLMPKKQPLISKDHERAYFDSADWALGKQGGQKPKGPLEALRPKLQPTQQQTGYRKSPCAPSEGEDRSTAQEEDATHNE
- the LOC121800141 gene encoding uncharacterized protein LOC121800141 isoform X2, producing MEESVKNKYGGLMPKKQPLISKDHERAYFDSADWALGKQGGQKPKGPLEALRPKLQPTQQQTGYRKSPCAPSEGEDRSTAQEEDATHNE
- the LOC121800159 gene encoding heavy metal-associated isoprenylated plant protein 39-like, which codes for MKKFVLNLDLQNDKDQQRRALKTISTLSGIDEISIDLKGKKLTVIGTVDPVSVVSKLRKKSWPAKIISVGPAKEPEKKEEPKKEEPKKEEAKKQEEAKKEEEPKKEEAKKEEAKEGEKKEEPKKEEEKKQEPEMMHHQMMQVMGTGLPYRPYRPYYPPMPTYYPVHHSMEENPNACIIS